In Jejubacter calystegiae, the following are encoded in one genomic region:
- a CDS encoding N-6 DNA methylase: MSEMKMLHKSLLLACDLFRGKVDSSSYKDYIFSILLLKYISDVKSDYECDLINGEYSELLEIVSRVPEDASFYKIYHDAKNHGDYIGERIDDSLRLIDQAIDSVCQSRGGYLFESIKFATVNFGAKSERDRMLNELLDIFASPEMKFDYTQDGNKKIKVACRYLFEKIASDSAMRGAEFYTPDGVSLLFAELLQPRDGDSICDPTCGSGSLLITLGEKIKKSFRSDNYTLFGQEVNRSIWALAKMNMIMHNEINSRIEWGDVISNPQLLDTDNRLMQFDVVASNPPLNIIGWNHDDLVRNDYGRFNLGFPPQSKGDYAFILHMVSTLKSATGRMAILVSHGVLFRGGQEESIRKNLISEGLLDAVIGLPDRLLPGTAIPTAILIFRRDRNNSNVVFIDASDLAKPVKGRNLITNEIIEKISKCYFERSSVDDFSHVASYDEIQLNDFNLNISRYVKKHEEQVFVDLERLRQQREELLSTLHGLEREMKKYIDN; encoded by the coding sequence ATGAGTGAAATGAAGATGCTTCATAAATCACTTTTACTTGCTTGTGATTTGTTTAGAGGGAAAGTTGACTCATCTTCTTATAAAGATTATATATTTTCAATTTTATTGCTGAAATATATTTCTGATGTTAAGTCTGATTATGAGTGCGATTTAATCAATGGAGAATATTCTGAGTTGTTAGAAATTGTTTCTCGAGTACCAGAGGATGCTAGTTTTTATAAAATATATCATGATGCTAAGAATCATGGTGATTATATCGGAGAGAGGATTGATGATTCGCTGAGATTAATTGATCAGGCTATTGATTCTGTCTGCCAAAGTAGAGGTGGTTATTTATTCGAGTCAATAAAATTTGCGACGGTTAATTTTGGTGCAAAATCAGAAAGGGACCGGATGCTTAATGAATTACTCGATATTTTTGCAAGTCCTGAAATGAAATTTGATTATACCCAGGATGGTAATAAAAAGATAAAAGTAGCATGTAGATATCTTTTTGAAAAAATTGCATCTGACTCGGCTATGAGGGGGGCAGAATTTTATACTCCAGACGGTGTTTCACTACTATTTGCAGAGTTATTGCAGCCTAGGGATGGAGATAGTATTTGTGATCCTACTTGTGGGTCTGGTTCTCTTTTAATTACCCTAGGGGAAAAAATAAAAAAATCCTTTAGAAGCGATAATTATACTTTGTTTGGTCAAGAAGTTAATAGATCCATTTGGGCCTTGGCTAAAATGAATATGATTATGCATAACGAAATTAATAGTCGGATAGAATGGGGGGATGTAATATCTAACCCTCAGCTTCTGGATACAGATAATAGATTGATGCAGTTTGATGTAGTTGCTTCTAACCCTCCGTTAAATATTATCGGTTGGAATCATGATGATTTAGTACGTAATGATTATGGTCGCTTTAATTTAGGTTTCCCACCTCAGTCTAAGGGTGATTATGCCTTTATTTTGCACATGGTTTCAACACTTAAAAGTGCAACTGGTAGAATGGCCATACTGGTATCTCACGGCGTATTGTTCCGTGGAGGTCAAGAGGAGAGTATAAGGAAAAATTTAATCAGTGAAGGGTTGTTAGATGCGGTAATAGGTCTACCAGATAGATTGCTTCCTGGGACAGCGATACCAACTGCCATTTTGATATTCAGGAGAGATAGAAACAATTCTAATGTCGTGTTTATTGACGCATCTGATTTGGCTAAACCCGTAAAAGGGCGCAATTTGATAACAAATGAAATCATTGAAAAAATATCAAAATGCTACTTTGAAAGGAGTAGTGTCGATGATTTTTCACATGTGGCTTCTTATGATGAAATACAATTAAATGATTTTAATTTAAATATATCTCGGTATGTTAAGAAGCATGAGGAGCAGGTTTTTGTTGATCTTGAGAGATTACGTCAACAGCGTGAAGAACTACTATCAACATTGCACGGATTAGAAAGAGAAATGAAAAAATATATTGATAATTGA
- a CDS encoding M48 family metallopeptidase — translation MPLVTFGELTLDLQRKPIKNLHISVLPPDGRVRVSAPVSLSDTAIRMAVVRRLVWIRQQQAQFQSQPRQSEREMCSGETHYLWGRGYRLDVVLVDKPAEVKLQGGWIRMKVPPHYDTAQREAVLNQWYRGILKQRLPKLMAKWQQEIKAEASFVGIKRMKTKWGSCNPQTARIWINLELVKKPPECLEFIVVHELVHLHERKHNERFIGLMSIHLPNWREHRAKLNKMPLAYNHWGY, via the coding sequence ATGCCGTTGGTTACATTTGGTGAACTCACTCTCGATCTGCAGCGTAAGCCAATCAAAAACTTGCATATCAGCGTACTTCCTCCGGATGGCCGAGTAAGAGTATCGGCTCCCGTCTCACTGTCAGACACAGCTATCAGGATGGCTGTTGTCAGAAGGCTGGTATGGATTCGACAGCAGCAAGCACAATTTCAGTCTCAGCCGCGCCAGAGTGAACGAGAAATGTGTAGCGGCGAAACACACTACCTTTGGGGAAGGGGATATCGGCTGGATGTAGTTTTAGTAGATAAGCCCGCTGAAGTGAAACTTCAGGGTGGCTGGATACGAATGAAAGTACCTCCACATTATGATACGGCTCAGCGGGAAGCAGTTCTCAACCAGTGGTATCGAGGTATTTTAAAACAAAGACTGCCTAAGTTAATGGCAAAATGGCAGCAAGAGATAAAAGCTGAAGCCAGTTTTGTTGGTATCAAGCGAATGAAGACCAAATGGGGAAGCTGTAACCCACAGACCGCACGTATCTGGATCAATCTCGAACTGGTAAAAAAACCACCTGAATGCCTTGAATTCATTGTGGTTCACGAGCTAGTTCATCTACACGAACGCAAGCACAATGAGCGTTTTATCGGTCTGATGAGTATTCACTTGCCAAACTGGCGTGAACACAGAGCTAAGTTGAATAAAATGCCCTTGGCTTATAATCACTGGGGATATTGA
- a CDS encoding type I restriction endonuclease subunit R — translation MNSVGQRERMTQKRVIQLFTDHLGYHYLGNWHKREDNRNIEPGLVSAWLTKCGVSEVLIARALRQLDRAASLGEGRILYDANKEVYRLLRYGVKDKEGAGEQNQTVWLVDWKNPEANDFAIAEEVTYNGENKKRPDLVLYVNGIALGVIELKRSTVSVSEGIRQNLDNQQKAFIRNFFTTIQLVMAGNDLEGLRYGVIETPEKYYLQWKEAAESPHAYMLDRHLAQICNKQRLLELIHDFIVFDAGVKKTCRHNQYFGVTATKPFIQRNEGGIIWHTQGSGKSLTMVWLAKWIRENITDSRVLIITDRTELDEQIEKVFNGVEEEILRTRSGADLVTRLNQTKPWLICSLVHKFGRQEKDDKDADTDDFIDQMKRNIPADFSPKGKLFVFVDECHRTQSGKLHSAMTSILPDAQFIGFTGTPLMKKDKKKSVEVFGPYIHTYKFDEAVNDGVVLDLRYEARDIDQRVKSQKKVDQWFDAKTSKLSRLGQQQLKQKWASMQKLLSSRSRLEQIVADILLDFEQKPRLADGRGNAMLVCSSVYQACKCYEMFSEAGFAGKCAIVTSYQPNASEIKGEESGEGLTEKLAKYNIYRKMLAEYFEQPEAEAAKRVSDFEKEVKQRFIKEPGQMRLLIVVDKLLTGFDAPSATYLYIDKKMADHNLFQAICRVNRLDGEDKEYGYIVDYKDLFRSLEKTVQDYTAEAFDGYDKEDVAGLLKDRLQQAKIDLDGALDAVRTLCEPVKMPRNQLDYQHYFCGESGASIEQLSEKEALRLTLYQSVAKLIRAFTNLAGELTDAGYSEPQANQIRIDVEFYTKVRDEIKISSGDFVDMKQFEPGMRQMLDLWVDADPSETLMDFEELGLLELIIERGEEALDGLPADMRGNQEAMAEAIENNVRRTIVDENPVNPKYYEKMSVLLDELIALRRQQAISYQDYLERVRELAKQVKHPQSGSKSTYPASIDTLAKKALYDNLGQDEVLVIKIDTAVRHTKKADWYGDRFKEREISFAIAEEIKGYSVTVADVMALVKAQKEYR, via the coding sequence ATGAACAGTGTTGGTCAACGTGAACGCATGACACAAAAACGTGTTATCCAGTTATTCACCGATCATCTCGGTTATCACTATCTTGGTAACTGGCACAAAAGAGAAGACAACCGGAACATCGAACCAGGCTTAGTTTCTGCCTGGTTAACGAAATGCGGCGTTTCAGAAGTCCTAATCGCCAGAGCATTACGTCAACTAGATCGAGCCGCAAGCCTCGGTGAAGGCCGTATCCTCTATGATGCAAACAAAGAGGTCTATCGCCTGCTACGCTACGGCGTGAAGGATAAAGAAGGTGCTGGTGAGCAGAATCAAACCGTGTGGTTGGTGGACTGGAAAAATCCAGAAGCCAATGATTTTGCTATAGCTGAAGAAGTGACCTACAACGGTGAAAATAAAAAGCGCCCGGATTTGGTGCTGTATGTTAACGGTATTGCGCTTGGTGTCATTGAGCTAAAACGTTCTACAGTTTCAGTTTCAGAGGGCATCCGCCAAAACCTCGATAATCAGCAAAAAGCCTTCATCCGCAACTTCTTCACTACCATCCAATTGGTGATGGCCGGTAATGATTTAGAAGGGCTTCGCTATGGTGTAATCGAAACGCCGGAGAAATATTACCTTCAATGGAAAGAAGCCGCGGAATCACCTCACGCCTACATGCTTGATCGTCACCTGGCTCAGATATGCAATAAACAGCGCCTGCTGGAATTGATCCACGACTTTATCGTTTTCGATGCTGGAGTGAAAAAAACCTGCCGTCATAACCAATATTTTGGCGTCACTGCAACAAAACCGTTTATTCAACGCAATGAAGGCGGGATTATATGGCATACCCAGGGCAGTGGTAAAAGTCTGACAATGGTTTGGCTGGCAAAGTGGATCAGAGAAAATATTACCGATAGCCGAGTTTTAATCATTACCGACCGTACAGAACTTGATGAACAGATCGAGAAAGTGTTTAACGGTGTGGAAGAAGAGATCCTTCGCACTCGGAGCGGTGCGGATCTGGTGACTCGCCTGAATCAAACCAAACCCTGGCTTATATGCTCACTCGTGCATAAATTTGGTCGTCAGGAAAAGGATGACAAAGACGCTGACACGGACGATTTTATCGATCAAATGAAACGAAATATCCCTGCCGATTTTAGCCCGAAGGGAAAATTATTCGTGTTTGTGGATGAGTGCCACCGAACCCAATCCGGCAAATTGCATTCGGCAATGACAAGCATTTTGCCAGATGCACAATTTATCGGTTTCACCGGTACCCCGCTGATGAAGAAAGATAAGAAGAAGTCAGTGGAGGTCTTCGGGCCTTATATCCACACTTATAAATTTGATGAAGCAGTCAATGATGGGGTTGTACTGGACCTGCGCTACGAAGCTCGTGACATCGATCAGCGGGTCAAATCTCAGAAAAAAGTCGACCAGTGGTTTGATGCTAAGACATCTAAACTTTCTCGCCTTGGCCAACAGCAACTCAAGCAGAAATGGGCTTCGATGCAGAAGCTGTTGTCGAGCCGCTCGCGGCTGGAACAGATTGTGGCTGACATCCTTCTCGATTTTGAACAAAAGCCACGACTCGCCGACGGCCGCGGTAACGCTATGCTGGTTTGTTCCAGCGTCTATCAGGCCTGCAAATGCTATGAGATGTTTAGTGAAGCTGGTTTTGCCGGTAAATGTGCGATTGTGACGAGCTACCAGCCAAATGCCAGTGAGATTAAAGGCGAGGAGAGCGGTGAAGGACTGACTGAGAAACTGGCCAAGTACAACATCTATCGCAAAATGCTTGCGGAGTATTTTGAACAGCCTGAGGCTGAAGCAGCCAAACGTGTAAGTGATTTTGAAAAAGAGGTCAAACAACGCTTCATTAAAGAACCGGGCCAGATGCGCCTTCTGATAGTCGTTGATAAGTTATTAACTGGCTTTGATGCTCCTTCAGCAACTTACCTCTATATCGACAAGAAAATGGCTGATCACAACCTTTTCCAGGCGATATGTCGCGTTAACCGGTTGGATGGTGAAGATAAAGAATACGGCTATATTGTCGACTATAAAGACCTTTTCCGCTCATTGGAAAAAACAGTTCAGGACTACACCGCAGAAGCCTTTGATGGCTACGACAAAGAAGATGTAGCCGGTTTATTGAAGGATCGATTGCAACAGGCGAAAATCGATCTTGATGGTGCTCTGGATGCCGTTCGCACCCTCTGCGAACCAGTAAAAATGCCACGCAATCAACTTGATTATCAGCATTATTTTTGTGGAGAATCAGGGGCGTCGATAGAGCAGTTATCTGAGAAAGAAGCTTTACGTCTGACATTGTATCAATCCGTGGCAAAGCTTATCCGTGCTTTTACCAATCTGGCAGGTGAGCTAACAGATGCTGGTTATAGCGAGCCGCAGGCAAATCAAATCCGCATTGATGTTGAGTTTTATACAAAAGTCCGCGACGAAATAAAAATATCCAGTGGAGATTTCGTGGACATGAAGCAGTTCGAGCCAGGTATGCGGCAGATGCTGGATCTTTGGGTGGATGCCGATCCTAGTGAAACTCTTATGGATTTTGAGGAACTAGGGCTGCTTGAGTTGATTATTGAACGCGGAGAAGAAGCACTGGATGGACTTCCAGCCGACATGCGTGGCAACCAAGAGGCGATGGCTGAAGCGATTGAAAATAACGTTCGCAGAACCATTGTTGATGAAAACCCAGTCAACCCGAAATACTACGAAAAAATGTCGGTGTTGCTTGATGAACTGATCGCACTTCGTCGTCAACAGGCTATCTCCTATCAAGATTATCTGGAGCGCGTACGTGAACTAGCGAAGCAGGTTAAACATCCGCAATCCGGAAGTAAAAGTACTTATCCAGCAAGCATTGATACCCTTGCCAAGAAAGCGTTGTATGACAACCTCGGGCAGGATGAAGTGTTAGTTATAAAGATAGATACTGCAGTACGTCACACTAAAAAGGCCGACTGGTATGGGGATCGTTTTAAAGAGCGCGAGATCAGCTTTGCTATCGCGGAAGAAATTAAAGGTTATTCAGTGACGGTCGCGGATGTTATGGCTCTGGTGAAGGCACAGAAGGAGTACCGCTGA
- a CDS encoding DUF262 domain-containing protein: MSDAKVTSFTVRSLLGDASHYLIPMYQRNYAWGEGEIVQLVQDILDYQRKSLHSPLPQTYDIGTLVVFTRPDGQSEIIDGQQRFTTLSLLATWLKKQAGSTLDMSWYQGINLGFESRPKSGETFARLWQGVEPHKLRSKEFNEGLINGYELIGMVLRDLKLVGESLNHFCTYMFDHVQIARIEVPADTDLNHFFEVMNNRGEQLEKHEVVKARLMGVLNEITDLQDRQSNLNTLSRVWDACSNMERYVQYGFIPAERHQLFGQENWGQFVPADFNSLADMLIPSTSELGTTENQTNRTLADIIKSSSIVSGDRSEEDEGSSERFNSVINFSNFLLHVLRVCSNTGKNRVDVPLDDKQLIEQFELRLLKQNNPVKAVQDFVFALLKCKYLFDQFVIKREFAKGSDSWSLKRLRWYSEKSTSYTNTFNEDDGSYVDINRQILMLLSAFHVSTPTLVYKHWLNGALYYLFNAHSTENQIDARKYLGYLEHLASSFVFQNFLAEQEPKSYFEIIYGKELHLQPVVLSDKIKKKMRFGMIANNLVFNYLDYLLWCRDRHKAEVVKRFEFTFRSSVEHFYPQHPMDGYRTLADTSLHTFGNLSLISHSKNSRLSNFQPKQKQEYFEASLERNEIDSLKLLAMMELMKKNNQWGEEEIATHEAEMLAVLTSGSDSVFREVL; this comes from the coding sequence ATGAGTGATGCAAAGGTAACATCCTTTACTGTCAGATCATTACTGGGTGATGCATCTCATTATCTTATCCCCATGTACCAGCGTAACTATGCCTGGGGAGAAGGTGAGATCGTTCAACTTGTGCAGGACATACTCGACTACCAGCGAAAAAGCCTTCATAGCCCACTCCCTCAAACTTACGACATCGGTACGTTGGTCGTGTTCACTCGCCCTGATGGGCAGTCAGAGATAATCGACGGACAGCAGCGTTTCACTACCCTATCCCTTCTTGCTACCTGGTTAAAAAAACAAGCGGGATCCACGCTGGATATGAGCTGGTACCAAGGGATTAACTTAGGGTTTGAGAGCAGACCCAAGTCTGGCGAAACCTTTGCTCGGCTCTGGCAAGGTGTGGAACCGCATAAACTGCGGAGCAAGGAATTTAATGAAGGGCTGATCAATGGCTATGAACTTATTGGCATGGTACTACGCGACTTGAAATTAGTTGGTGAGTCATTAAACCATTTTTGTACCTATATGTTCGACCATGTACAAATAGCCCGAATAGAAGTGCCTGCCGATACCGACCTCAATCATTTTTTTGAGGTGATGAACAATCGAGGTGAGCAACTCGAAAAGCATGAGGTGGTGAAAGCACGACTAATGGGGGTACTCAACGAGATAACGGACCTGCAAGATCGACAGAGCAACCTGAACACCCTCTCACGAGTTTGGGATGCTTGCTCCAACATGGAACGTTATGTCCAGTACGGTTTTATACCAGCCGAACGTCATCAATTATTTGGGCAGGAAAATTGGGGGCAATTCGTGCCTGCTGATTTTAATTCTCTAGCTGACATGCTTATCCCGTCGACTTCGGAGCTTGGCACAACAGAGAACCAAACAAACCGCACACTGGCTGACATTATCAAGTCATCTTCAATCGTAAGTGGTGATAGAAGTGAAGAAGATGAAGGTAGCTCAGAGCGTTTTAATAGTGTTATCAACTTCTCCAACTTCCTACTCCATGTGTTGCGTGTCTGCAGCAACACAGGTAAGAACAGAGTAGATGTTCCGCTTGACGACAAACAATTAATCGAACAGTTCGAACTTCGACTGTTAAAGCAGAATAACCCGGTTAAAGCGGTACAGGATTTCGTCTTTGCACTTCTCAAATGCAAATACCTTTTTGATCAGTTCGTGATAAAACGAGAGTTCGCGAAAGGTAGCGATAGCTGGAGTTTGAAACGCCTGCGTTGGTATTCGGAAAAGAGCACCAGTTATACCAATACGTTTAATGAAGATGATGGTAGCTATGTAGACATCAACCGACAGATTCTGATGCTACTTTCCGCATTCCATGTTTCAACCCCTACTCTGGTTTATAAACACTGGTTGAATGGAGCTTTGTACTATCTGTTTAATGCCCATTCCACTGAAAACCAGATAGATGCAAGGAAGTACCTCGGGTATCTGGAGCATCTCGCCTCCTCGTTTGTCTTTCAAAACTTCCTGGCAGAACAAGAACCAAAATCATATTTTGAGATTATCTACGGTAAAGAGCTACATCTCCAACCTGTGGTACTGTCGGACAAGATTAAGAAGAAGATGCGCTTTGGGATGATAGCAAACAACCTGGTATTCAATTACCTGGACTACTTACTCTGGTGCCGTGACAGACATAAAGCTGAAGTAGTCAAACGTTTCGAATTTACCTTCCGAAGCTCAGTAGAGCATTTCTATCCCCAGCACCCCATGGATGGCTATAGGACATTAGCAGATACATCGTTGCATACCTTCGGCAACCTCAGTCTGATTAGCCACAGCAAGAATTCGCGACTTAGTAATTTCCAGCCAAAACAAAAGCAAGAGTACTTCGAAGCGAGCCTTGAGCGTAATGAAATTGATAGTCTGAAACTGCTCGCCATGATGGAGCTGATGAAGAAGAACAATCAGTGGGGGGAAGAAGAAATCGCCACTCACGAAGCGGAAATGCTGGCAGTGTTAACCAGTGGTAGTGATAGCGTATTTAGGGAGGTGTTATGA
- a CDS encoding DUF262 domain-containing protein, whose protein sequence is MKHALDKTILSVKGLLSLTDVTIPAYQRPYKWTVKNISDLFADINSHLDKSAYRLGSVVFHQPESNEEHRLDIVDGQQRTLTLMLAVWAIIETRLAELERQDLQEALTQLKPSVEGFMGRQRFASQISEYNLYQNYQELKRRVSHREFSEQHIDFLLNHCQVVVFVLTDLSEAFQFFDSQNARGRDLDPHDLLKAFHLREFASHEVELKAASVAHWEGLPSDDLANLFASYLYRVRQWSQGNSARFFGKDEVGLFKGINLDQIGQFPYVESLRIAHHFVDDYNNQYQRKIDGQKMRFPFHLDQMIINGRRFFEMAEHYQQQVSAIISSEHASTHTQKPLMIQGAALGEMATQILRTLNSYHNRYRTGDQYIRTMFDCALIFYIDKFGGQSLSAAIEKSFIWAYRCRIRQQVVQLATMDKYVLENNLFRVIKEARVPGDVLSMPLLTVRASENHNNRLKGNYEQDELVRLFKEMNYYE, encoded by the coding sequence ATGAAACATGCCCTTGATAAGACAATTCTGTCGGTCAAGGGTCTACTGAGCCTGACTGACGTAACCATTCCGGCCTATCAGCGTCCTTATAAATGGACGGTAAAAAATATCAGCGATCTGTTTGCGGACATAAACAGTCATCTCGATAAATCGGCCTACCGCTTGGGCTCAGTAGTGTTTCATCAGCCTGAGAGCAATGAAGAACATAGACTGGATATCGTCGATGGTCAGCAACGAACTTTAACATTAATGCTGGCAGTATGGGCCATTATCGAAACCCGACTTGCTGAATTGGAACGTCAGGATTTGCAGGAAGCGCTAACCCAGCTAAAGCCCTCCGTTGAAGGTTTTATGGGACGGCAACGCTTTGCCAGTCAGATATCGGAATACAATCTGTACCAGAATTATCAGGAGCTAAAACGTAGGGTTAGCCACCGAGAATTCAGTGAGCAACATATTGATTTTCTTCTCAACCACTGCCAAGTGGTGGTTTTTGTGCTGACTGACCTTTCTGAAGCCTTTCAGTTCTTCGACTCACAAAATGCCCGTGGGCGAGATCTGGATCCACACGACCTGCTTAAAGCCTTCCATCTACGTGAATTCGCCAGCCATGAGGTAGAACTAAAAGCTGCTTCCGTTGCCCATTGGGAAGGATTACCCAGCGATGACCTGGCTAATCTTTTCGCATCCTATCTCTACAGGGTACGTCAGTGGTCACAGGGGAATTCAGCTCGTTTCTTTGGTAAGGATGAAGTCGGCCTATTCAAAGGGATCAACCTTGATCAGATTGGTCAGTTCCCTTATGTGGAATCTTTGCGCATAGCGCACCATTTTGTAGATGACTATAACAATCAGTACCAGCGCAAGATTGATGGCCAGAAAATGCGTTTCCCTTTCCATCTCGATCAGATGATTATCAATGGAAGACGCTTTTTCGAGATGGCGGAACACTACCAGCAACAGGTATCGGCAATTATCTCCAGTGAGCATGCCAGCACTCATACTCAAAAACCGTTAATGATTCAAGGCGCAGCCCTTGGTGAAATGGCGACTCAGATACTAAGAACGTTAAATAGCTATCACAATCGCTATCGGACAGGAGATCAATATATACGCACTATGTTTGATTGTGCTCTGATCTTTTATATCGATAAATTTGGTGGGCAGTCCTTATCTGCAGCGATTGAAAAAAGCTTTATCTGGGCCTATAGATGCCGAATCCGACAGCAGGTGGTACAGCTAGCTACTATGGATAAGTATGTGCTGGAAAATAATCTGTTCCGGGTAATCAAAGAAGCCAGAGTACCTGGTGATGTGCTATCTATGCCATTACTCACAGTTAGGGCATCAGAAAATCACAATAACCGCCTAAAAGGTAACTATGAACAAGATGAACTGGTGAGGCTGTTCAAGGAGATGAACTACTATGAGTGA
- a CDS encoding restriction endonuclease subunit S — MMENQNKVMSRKVIPPGYKLTEVGVIPEDWLLQKLGLHASFRTGPFGSALHKSDYVDGGIPVVNPMQIVDGKVVPTFSMAISGDAAKKLVEFRLSVGDVVIGRRGDMGRCAVITEKENGWLCGTGSMIIRVKPSCDAAFLQRILSSASVISAIENTSVGTTMINLNQGTLRELQIVLPENKNEQIAIANALSDTDELIAILEHLIAKKQSIKTATMQQLLTGRTRLPQFAKHPDGTIKGYKSGELGHIPEDWEEREIGKFAPLQRGFDLPASKRSEGLYPVVYSNGIVNTHNHFQVKGPGVVTGRSGTLGKVHHIACDFWPHNTSLWVTKFINSDSKFVYYIFKYIGFERFASGSGVPTLNRNDAHSFKVAIPSSLKEQTAIATILSDMDAELTVLEKKLSKIRNIKQGMMQQLLTGRIRLPLDNQP, encoded by the coding sequence ATGATGGAGAATCAAAACAAAGTAATGTCTAGGAAAGTTATTCCACCGGGTTACAAGCTGACGGAAGTGGGAGTGATTCCAGAAGATTGGTTATTACAAAAACTAGGCTTACATGCATCATTTCGAACGGGACCATTTGGAAGTGCGTTGCATAAATCAGACTACGTCGATGGTGGTATTCCAGTCGTCAACCCAATGCAAATTGTTGATGGAAAAGTGGTACCAACTTTTTCAATGGCGATTTCTGGTGATGCAGCCAAAAAATTAGTAGAGTTTCGACTTTCGGTTGGTGACGTTGTTATTGGGCGTAGAGGCGATATGGGCAGATGCGCTGTGATTACTGAAAAAGAAAATGGATGGCTTTGTGGTACTGGCTCAATGATTATTCGCGTTAAGCCGTCATGTGATGCAGCATTCCTTCAAAGAATTCTATCAAGCGCTTCAGTTATTTCTGCAATTGAAAATACCTCTGTGGGAACTACGATGATAAACCTCAATCAAGGTACCTTGAGAGAGCTACAGATCGTACTTCCAGAAAATAAAAATGAACAAATCGCTATTGCCAATGCACTTTCTGACACCGATGAGTTGATTGCAATCCTAGAGCATTTGATCGCCAAAAAACAATCCATCAAAACTGCCACCATGCAGCAACTGCTAACTGGTCGTACTCGCCTACCTCAATTTGCTAAACATCCCGATGGGACTATCAAAGGATATAAATCCGGCGAGCTAGGGCATATTCCAGAGGATTGGGAAGAGCGCGAAATAGGCAAGTTCGCCCCATTGCAAAGAGGTTTTGATTTACCTGCCAGTAAAAGAAGTGAAGGATTATATCCAGTAGTATATTCAAACGGCATAGTTAACACTCATAATCATTTCCAAGTTAAAGGTCCAGGTGTGGTTACAGGTAGATCTGGGACATTGGGAAAAGTTCACCACATTGCGTGTGATTTTTGGCCTCATAATACATCGCTTTGGGTTACAAAATTCATTAACTCAGATTCAAAGTTTGTCTACTATATTTTTAAATATATCGGTTTTGAACGCTTCGCAAGTGGTTCAGGGGTACCAACCTTAAATAGAAACGATGCCCATAGTTTTAAAGTGGCTATTCCTTCGTCATTAAAAGAGCAAACTGCCATCGCCACCATCCTTTCAGATATGGATGCTGAACTCACGGTGCTAGAGAAAAAACTCTCCAAGATCCGGAATATAAAACAAGGGATGATGCAACAACTGCTGACCGGGCGTATCCGTTTACCACTGGATAACCAGCCATGA